The DNA segment GGGATACAAACACTTCATATTCACCACTGCACAGTGTGAGATTCCTTGTTTTCACTAAACTATTTGTTCTGGCAAAATATTCAAGACAGTAAAACAGCTACTAGACTTGGCTACAAGCACTAGCCTAGCTCAGTAACCTGAAATCTCTCCAggaaagcaagctgggatgcCAGCACTAAGTACATCAGTGTCCTCTCCAGGAAAATCCAGCTATAAAGAAGCAGAATGCCATGTTCTCCATCATCTTCAACACCAAGACTCATTAGCAAATCATGTTCAAGAGGCATCAATTCACTGAATTTTACTTGCATAATACCACTTAGATTCCTTAGTCTCCCACACTTACACTCCTTACACTCCTTCTTAGTCTCACATGAGGACACCAACTTCATCTCAGCTTGCAGACCCTAAAACAACGAAGGCTTAGCAAAACGGTAAGTAGAATACTGGTTGTTGAACTGCAACTGCAAAGCTCTGAAAAAACCACCCAACAAACAACACACCACCAAACAACTGGGGAACAGTTGAATCCTCCagacttttctttttcactaAGTGCCTTTTAATAAAAAGCACCAATTGTTAGTAAGAGCAGCCAAAGCTAACCACATCTTAGAGCACTTTGCAAGCACTTTGCAGGAATCTCACAGTGAGATCTCACTGCATTACTGCTGCTCATTCACCTCACTTCAGGGCAAAGGTGATAATCTGGCCTGGAGCTCTCAAATCGACAGTCAcatcaagacaaaaaaaatccttcctctaTTTCTGAGCCCCTAAGAAACCTTACTCCCTCCCCTAGGGGATGAGCACCAAGCATCTTGTGAAAAACAACCGAGATGTTCCAGTACACCCTGTCCACCATGAGAGCAAAGGAGGAAGCAGGCTATCCCTACTGCTTTTAGATTCAGATTCATCTTCTTTATGTGAAACTCAAGTGCATCAGAATAACATTGCTCTATAATCCTATAATTCAGACATGAAATTGCATCAGTCAGTTCAAGGCTTCCCAGCAACCAGGGGAAAACTCAGCTTTCTGACCCCAAAACCTAAGTCTGACAGTGATGGAAAAAGGTCTGGACAAGAGTGGTCAGCAGCACTTCAGGAAGATGCTCATTTCTTTCACCATCTCCCCTTCGGGTATACCTTGCTTCTGGTAAAGGGTTAAAAGCTGGCACAGGACCTCTTGATGATGGTTTTGTCTCTGCCCAACGCCCTCCCCAGTCCTTTTTAGGCCTAACAGCTCTGGCTCTCCTAACACTGCTCCCACCCTTTTCAGGCAGAGCCTACAGCAGTTGCCAGCAACCAGGGAGCACTGTGCAGTCTGGTTTATCTCAGTTCCTCAGGCAGCTTTTCATTATGAACCTCACCCTCTAATACATTAAAACTAAGCTCAttgttgaggaatggctaagagagaatgggcatggagaatatatgaaattagtgggtcagcagaatgaagagattgcaacatgctgatgtgacaaagtgaccaaggacactgtccttgggcaaagtggtaaacaaggggaaaaaggatgtgtttcctgttatgaagaaggaacacaatacttgttttgaaggaaaggACCACACAAGTGCATCCCGTAGAGCTAtagataagcaattgctgacagtggaataccttagctgcttgctataaaagaacgctgctgctccaataaagttgtcacctgcttataatccatattggattggctgcggtgtccatttctttccttctcccaacagtGGCGCCCGAACAGGGACTCCTCATTCGAAGGGGTTAACCGAGAACTGGGAGAAGACAGGACCGGTGAGCGGGCACCGGAGCGGCGACGCCGTGGCCGAGAGGGCGGTCGGGGACCCAGCGGGGCCCGGGGGTGAGAAACAGCTCACTCCCTCGCAGAGCGGGAGGCGTGATTAAGGCTGGCCAGCATGGATAAAGAGGTAGCGCTTTCTTTGCTCAGAAGCTTTTTAGAAAAGCGAAAAGTGGACTATAACCTAAGGTTATTGCCCGGCTTGTGTGCCTATGGTTGCACGAAGGGCTATTTTAAAACCGGGGACGCTTACTTTGACGAAACCGAGTGGCGAGCATTCGGGAGTGATTTATGGGATGACGTTATCAGTGATAAGAGGGAAGCTAAGAAGCTCCAAGTGCCCTGGCGAGAGACGATAAATGCAATTAAGAGATACAAGGCAGAGAAGGATCTTGCCGCTGCCGTAACGCTGAAACTTGATAAGCCTCAGTGCCCGGAGGGCCGGCCAGGGAGAGTTTttcagctgcttgctcctggcCCCCCCTCCGTGGGGCTACCGGTAACGGTTGCCCAAACCGCGGCTGAAGCCGGAGCTCTGTCTTCAGCCGCCACCTCACCACCGCCGTATTCATCAGAATCGCCGGCACAGAGTGAGGAGCCCTCCACCTTCCCCACTGCCCCACCCCGCAATAATCCCTTCCTCACTGAAGCGACCACCCAGACCTCGCTGCAGGGGTCGGTCAGCGGCTCCACTGCCCCGTCCCGCTGCGGCGATTCGGACAGCACCGCGACTGATGGGAGCAGTAGTGATACCAGTGAGAACGAGGGGGCAATggaagaagtgtttaaaaaactgtttaaaaagCGGCGGCGTAAAGACAGGGCGTGGGCGGTGCgtgcaggaaaggaggaggctcgggaagaggaaaggacaggagaggagaaagactcAGGGACTTCCGTGCCCAATCAGCTGCCCCCGCCGAAATGCCAGCCGTGGCATCTGATAGCGAGACAGGCTGCAGCCGCGGGCGACATGGAGGCTGCTAATGAGCTGCTCAAGGCGTGGCCAGTAGTGTATCAGCCACAGGCGCGGGGCCAGTTACGGGGGGAGCATGAAGCCTTTGACTGGAAGCTGCTAACGCAGCTCCGGGAGACGGTTAGGCAGTCGGGGCTGCACGGTGAGCCCGCCCGACAAATGTTGCAGTATGTGTTCTCAGCAAGTGGGACATTAGTGCAGGAGGACATAAAGCAAGTAGTGCGAATGATTCTAACCCCGTCCCAGCAGATGCAGTTCACCACTCAGTGGGAGAGGTACTGTCAGATGGCAGCCACGCTCCCTCGGGCACAAGGGGACCCCCTGGCAGGAATGACGGCAGAACAATTACTGGGCAAGGGCCGCTATGTAGGGGTACAGGCTCAGCTAGTCCtacccccagctgtgctgcaggaagctaTGAGACTGGCACAAGTAGCATTGGGGGATGTGAAGGTAGGGACCCATTCTCCCTCTTACCTATCCGTCAAACAGAAGCCAGGTGAGCCCTATAGCAGtttcctggacaggctgcatgaagCCCTTGCACTATCGGGTCACTCTGAACATGTAACAGACACCCTTGGTAGGAAGTTAGCATTTGAGAACGCCCTGCCACGGGTTCGGGAGGTCCTGGTTACTCTGCCGCAAGATGCCTCGGTACAGGACATGTTAGAGCGCGTCCAGCGGCTGGAGAGCGTGGGGGGTCAGTCCGGTCCGGGAGCATACCAAGTGCAGGCTCAGGACCCAGCTacagtgggggcagggaacgcCCTGGAGCGGGTGGTAGAGACGCAGGTTGAGAAAGTCCTGGCCGCGCTCGCGCCCCTGGTGCAAGCGCCGAGGAGGTTGCCACGGCGACAAGAGCACTGCTTTCCCTGCGGACAGCCGGGACATCACAAGGACCGCTGCCGAGCTCAGAGCGTCTTCTGTGACCACTGCCGAACTTCAAACCACGCTACGCTAGCATGCCGATCGCCGGGAAACGGGAGGCAGAGCGCGAACGGCCCCCGCGCACCGACACAAGTAGCGGCTCCGGTGACCTACAGCCAGCAACCAGGGGAAGCATCGGCTTGGACCTGGCAACGGCAGTAGACTGTACCCTAGTAGACGCACGCCCGACCAGGATTGCCACCACGATAAACGGACCCCTGGTCATTAACGGATGTCAAGTCGGCGCATTGTTATTGGGACGATCTAGTTCTGCAATTAAAGGACTGAGCATTGTTCCTGGCGTCATCGATGCAGACTACACTGGCACTATTCAAATCATGCTGTACACCTTGTTCCCACCTATCCACATACCAGCTGGAAGCCGCATCGCTCAGTTATTACCGTACCCTCATCTTACCggtcacctccagcccctgacacagaCAGAAAGGGCGGCTCAAGGATTTGGCTCTACCGGAACAGCTGCTATGCTGACAATGAACATGAGGCACCGACCAGAAGTCACAGTAACCCTTTCTAATGGAAGGGATGGACTGCAGCTTACCATGCTGATGGACACTGGTGCAGATATCACCATAGTGGCAAGCAGAAACTGGCCCAAGCACTGGCCTTCCACTGCAGGTGTAAAAGGGGTTGAAGGTGTTGGGGGCACAGCCAGTGTGCAGCAATCAGTTGAACAGCTCACCTTGACGCTAGATAGCCGAAGTGCCCGCTTGCATATCACCATCATGCACCTGCCACATGGTGTCAACGGCCTCTTGGGCCGAGATGCTCTCTCTCAACTAGGGGTTCGACTAACTAATGAAAACCCCTTTTAGCAGTGGCCACTGTCGAGCGGTCTTTCCCCATACCTTTGACCTGGCTAACCAACGACCCGGTATGGGTGGAACAGTGGCCTCTTAAGAAGGAGAGACTGCAACAAGCCCATCTATTGGTACAAGAGCAACTTGCTGCTGGCCACTTGCGGCCATCAACAAGCCCCTGGAACATCCTGCCCGCTGAGCACACGTTGCTTGGTGCTGTCACccaagcaaaaaacaaaaagggggagactACTAGACCACTGGCAGCTGTATCAACTCCAAAACCCCTGCTGAGTGTGCAACCACCCTCTTGCAGGGGCTGAATGTTTTAATGACTTGGGATCCTCAAGAGCTGCAGCTATTGGGCTCCCAAAGGATAGGACACCAAAAAGAGGGGTGGAGTAAGACTTGCTTTGTATTTGGGGACAAGTTTAGGGGTGTGAACGTTATGGTACATGTAGCCCAAATGCTGGGTGTACTGTCTAAAGGCCCTGAGAAAAATTTCCAATGGACAGACGTGTCACCTGGGCCACCTTATGATGACTTCTTATCTCTTGGCGGATACTGTGGCACTAGTATTTGTAATGCACACAGTGGATTTCATGCCTATAATTGTAGTACAGGAGCTTATGGGGCCACCAGTGTTCTCTTCAGTAATACTGAGGACATTAGGAAGAGTAACATACCTCTGCTATGGAACAACAAGACAGCCAAGGCCTTACCGCCCAACGTGTTTCTAATATGTGgtgacagagcatggcaggggataCCGAGGAATGCCTATGGTGGGCCCTGCTATTTAGGGAGGCTTAGTCTCTTTGCCCCTCACCATCGGGATTGGCTGAACATAACCAAACTGTCAGGCCTGGTAAGGCGGGAGAAACGTTCAATATCCGCGCTAGGTCCAGACTGTAAGGATGATGTAGAGCTTTGGTCTTTCACCGCTAGGGTGTTTGCCTCCCTTTTCGCACCTGGGGTTGCTGCTGCCCGGGCATTGCGACAAATAGATAAGTTGGCATGTTGGTCAGTTAAACAAGCCAATGTAACGACCGACATTTTACAGCAGCTGCTAGTAGATCAGAATAGCCTTAGACACGCTTTGCTTCAAAACCGCGCCGCTATAGACTTCCTATTGCTTGCCCAGGGCCATGGGTGTGAAGATTTTGAAGGTATGTGTTGCTTTAATCTGTCAGATCATAGTGAGTCAATTCACAAAAAACTGACATGGTTGAAGGAACATACGCAGAAGATAAAGCAGGAGATGAGCCCCTTTGACGAATGGCTTCAGTCTCTTGCTGGTGGACTTTCACCATGGCTCCTGAGCCTTATTAAGGAAGTGCTTCGCTTGCTAGGAATAGTTCTTCTTGTACTCTTGATTATTAGGATAGCCTACTCATGCATCTTGCGTGGTGTGGAGAAAGCAACCCGGGCACCCATTCTGCTGGCCCAAAAACAAAACGGGGGAAttgttgaggaatggctaagagagaatgggcatggagaatatatgaaattagtgggtcagcagaatgaagagattgcaacatgctgatgtgacaaagtgaccaaggacactgtccttgggcaaagtggtaaacaaggggaaaaaggatgtgtttcctgttatgaagaaggaacacaatacttgttttgaaggaaaggACCACACAAGTGCATCCCGTAGAGCTAtagataagcaattgctgacagtggaataccttagctgcttgctataaaagaacgctgctgctccaataaagttgtcacctgcttataatccatattggattgg comes from the Pogoniulus pusillus isolate bPogPus1 chromosome 20, bPogPus1.pri, whole genome shotgun sequence genome and includes:
- the LOC135184180 gene encoding uncharacterized protein LOC135184180; the encoded protein is MTWDPQELQLLGSQRIGHQKEGWSKTCFVFGDKFRGVNVMVHVAQMLGVLSKGPEKNFQWTDVSPGPPYDDFLSLGGYCGTSICNAHSGFHAYNCSTGAYGATSVLFSNTEDIRKSNIPLLWNNKTAKALPPNVFLICGDRAWQGIPRNAYGGPCYLGRLSLFAPHHRDWLNITKLSGLVRREKRSISALGPDCKDDVELWSFTARVFASLFAPGVAAARALRQIDKLACWSVKQANVTTDILQQLLVDQNSLRHALLQNRAAIDFLLLAQGHGCEDFEGMCCFNLSDHSESIHKKLTWLKEHTQKIKQEMSPFDEWLQSLAGGLSPWLLSLIKEVLRLLGIVLLVLLIIRIAYSCILRGVEKATRAPILLAQKQNGGIVEEWLRENGHGEYMKLVGQQNEEIATC